From Homalodisca vitripennis isolate AUS2020 chromosome 1, UT_GWSS_2.1, whole genome shotgun sequence, the proteins below share one genomic window:
- the LOC124356027 gene encoding elongation of very long chain fatty acids protein 4-like — protein sequence MGEYLQDLANSSQTIRPENYYQFVDKEGVIDKWLLVKTPVPVVSVIVVYLIFVLKVGPNYMKNKDPFELKRLMLFYNLLQVAYNVWMLHLIFSSSSAVTYLINHSCHPADPRNTFGLRYIFHLSAWHYLCSKIIDLLDTCIMVLRKKQSHVTYLHLYHHVAMVFFTWVSMRYIKAQQATPPIILNNFVHIVMYSYYFLACFGPQVQKFLWWKRYLTKLQLAQFGLVIAYLAYLYCNSCDVSQAFNIIWITNVSVIAVFFINFYVQTYILKPKRYHTKSQ from the exons ATGGGCGAGTATCTGCAGGATCTAGCGAACTCTTCGCAGACCATAAGACCCGAGAACTACTATCAATTTGTAGATAAAG AGGGTGTAATCGACAAATGGCTGCTAGTGAAGACCCCAGTCCCTGTTGTATCAGTGATAGTGGTCTACCTGATTTTCGTCCTGAAGGTTGGTCCCAACTACATGAAAAACAAGGACCCCTTTGAACTCAAGAGACTGATGCTCTTCTACAACCTACTTCAAGTAGCCTACAATGTCTGGATGTTGCATCTC ATATTCTCTTCGAGTTCAGCTGTCACCTACCTAATCAACCACAGTTGTCATCCGGCAGATCCAAGAAATACGTTCGGTCTACGATACATT ttccaTCTGTCAGCGTGGCACTACCTTTGCTCTAAAATCATAGACCTGCTGGATACG TGCATTATGGTCCTCAGGAAAAAACAATCCCACGTGACCTACCTCCATCTGTATCATCACGTTGCCATGGTATTCTTCACATGGGTATCCATGAGATACATAAAAG CCCAGCAAGCGACTCCTCCTATCATACTGAACAACTTTGTCCACATAGTGATGTACAGCTATTACTTCCTCGCCTGCTTTGGACCACAAGTGCAGAAGTTTCTCTGGTGGAAGCGGTACTTGACCAAGTTGCAGCTG gCCCAGTTCGGACTTGTGATAGCCTATCTCGCCTATCTCTACTGTAACAGCTGCGACGTGTCTCAAGCCTTCAACATCATCTGGATCACAAACGTCTCAGTCATCgcagtgttttttattaacttctACGTACAAACATACATACTTAAGCCTAAGCGCTATCACACCAAGAGCCAATGA